From one Mya arenaria isolate MELC-2E11 chromosome 4, ASM2691426v1 genomic stretch:
- the LOC128231617 gene encoding axoneme-associated protein mst101(2)-like, with translation MSDPGLPPRPRSLNLLESVIQEEEKRAKAQPNVVIPDPRDENTDGSGSPEFYDTDKQQIVRENSLSASFTEFKMKDSEKTPQIKKGNPIAGFKGKKMKKPRSRSNSNERLTTKTKKLQRPYSADYNKYNRTESNANKVINGRPGTSRGRAKSAKQRASSVKGQRPRSPRNYSSDTYSSSEEYTRKKKNYRSRSRSRSSSSESREKNDKPESDDFFDSDKGSDRENKNRNDSRRRDSSTSSSDSYTSNDEGKKDNESSNVNDKQAHRKGRSESESSDNLRRVPVEDGSTSSLSSSSEDEMESKRSDTKPPRPSKTKATKKLKPLLSRKKRQNYKVFQIDPDLYLEGKLHQKYSELEELMQCSFVDQKSHVTRHHIYQMELLNDQYTAASHGHHSSATIIPRSLPADVRNRSHRPSSAKPSTSSHYGESDKDSSVYDPAYVTLRSVMTAEHLRQTNRIRTDINADRPSSAKNTKKKKKKKIEATLKSKKSDTEEDDSERHSYPSSKPSSASSTPRATKPHIDHHIKYTDNEKLRKWLKEKDKTYRQKAKEERRKKREEREKLIEEANEKLEKRIESQKYVKVWMREKNKVLTKKCREERRREKQDMEQERNRSNSLPGDAMRIRPQSAPIKRPNDIHIDKHQLKGEETPEHVRQQIHMKREIDEENKQAESLHQEPHPPQTKFIYKRPVAGKIKLRMEVRGKSPTPAKNNADKGNKSEDDGETDRGNQARMSYEDWVKKKRELDIELKKHKAAEKQRELAKSDPELERIIPELGKRRVQDKLKMRKRIDTGIKHFDEKANKSFGGGDFDGEAPERPRSAYRLESDRSNSDQPALTVKQLQRPSTAPSRGRVPPSPKRSAKSPRKAIIPQRVDNIMNNEDNTNPYATDGVDGSNPYSIPFTPEKGIPQHLVERQRRIFADVVTKNLDEIEQRALLNAELIREGVSDEDIEKYRKEMEEDITRYSNENNLNYSSEPKKYVLTGGGRFPEKYIEREEEKHQPKITELMYSPRARTDSSDSSSDESMKENVKTAVSEDKIKEDARVDQANEASANNEGSGNVEPPVLSSASNNETVNGIDEEVTAHSHYKTYGNLNELQIDSPRTEPEPDTAKKEDEQLRNDIEKLKEQVEHLHLDKITGLSDNSQVIPDCNEEHNNVQESVTIVADVDPSLVGILKESKRDETFDLKPELHESTEFQHSETGGKDDDENEATSPREDLNGSMKKRVSFNEHTEVFQSFESNSTDTVTPEHEEFDPKAESLDAQSHACADDFENGGKEETNEVVSDEKETIGESTGAVFITNPDEETSA, from the exons ATGAGTGACCCTGGCTTGCCCCCTCGGCCCCGCAGTTTGAACCTTCTTGAATCTGTTATCCAGGAGGAGGAGAAAAGGGCTAAGGCGCAGCCAAATGTTGTAATACCCGACCCTAGAGACGAGAATACTGACGGCAGTGGGTCACCTGAGTTCTACGATACAGATAAACAACAGATAGTGAGGGAAAACAGTCTCAGTGCATCATTTACTGAATTCAAAATGAAGGATTCTGAGAAAACACCACAGATTAAGAAGGGCAATCCCATTGCTGGTTTTAAGggaaagaaaatgaagaaaCCAAGGTCAAGATCAAATTCCAATGAAAGGTTAACAACAAAGACAAAGAAGCTGCAAAGGCCTTATTCGGCagattataataaatataacagaACTGAAAGTAATGCAAACAAAGTTATAAATGGTAGACCAGGTACTTCCAGGGGAAGAGCTAAAAGTGCAAAGCAAAGGGCTTCTTCTGTTAAaggtcaaaggccaaggtcaccgCGTAATTATTCCTCAGACACTTACTCCTCATCTGAGGAATATACAAGGAAGAAAAAGAATTATAGGTCAAGGTCTAGATCAAGATCTAGTTCAAGTGAatcaagagaaaaaaatgacaaacctGAATCAGACGACTTTTTTGATTCAGACAAAGGCAGTGACagagaaaataaaaatagaaatgactCAAGAAGACGGGACAGTAGTACCTCTAGTTCAGATTCATATACATCAAATGATGAAGGAAAAAAGGATAATGAGTCATCCaatgtaaatgataaacaaGCTCATCGAAAAGGAAGGTCGGAATCAGAAAGTTCAGATAACCTGCGCAGAGTTCCAGTTGAAGATGGGTCAACATCATCATTGAGTAGTTCATCAGAGGATGAGATGGAAAGCAAGAGAAGTGACACAAAACCACCAAGACCTTCCAAAACCAAAGCAACCAAAAAGTTAAAGCCTTTATTGTCAAGAAAAAAGCGACAAAATTATAAAGTTTTTCAAATAGACCCTGATCTTTACCTTGAAGGTAAACTTCACCAGAAGTATAGTGAGCTAGAGGAACTGATGCAGTGTTCCTTTGTTGACCAGAAAAGTCATGTGACTCGTCACCATATCTACCAGATGGAGCTTCTCAACGACCAGTACACAGCTGCCAGTCACGGTCACCACTCGTCAGCCACCATTATCCCACGCAGTCTTCCGGCAGATGTGCGAAATCGCTCACATCGACCCTCCTCAGCCAAACCATCTACCAGCAGTCACTATGGCGAGAGTGACAAAGACTCCAGTGTCT ATGATCCTGCCTATGTAACACTACGCAGTGTAATGACAGCTGAGCATTTAAGACAAACCAACAGAATACGCACTGACATCAATGCAGATAGGCCTTCGAGTgctaaaaataccaaaaagaagaaaaagaaaaagattgaAGCAACTCTGAAATCAAAGAAATCAGACACAGAAGAAGATGATTCAGAGCGACATAGCTACCCAAGCAGCAAACCGTCTTCAGCAAGTTCTACCCCTCGTGCAACAAAGCCTCACATCGATCACCacataaagtacacggacaatGAGAAGCTGCGCAAGTGGCTGAAGGAGAAGGACAAGACTTACCGACAAAAGGCGAAGGAGGAGCGACGCAAAAAGAGGGAGGAACGGGAAAAACTTATAGAAGAGGCCAACGAGAAACTGGAGAAGAGGATAGAGTCTCAGAAATAT GTGAAGGTGTGGATGCGGGAAAAGAACAAGGTGTTGACAAAGAAGTGCCGGGAAGAGAGGCGGCGCGAGAAACAGGATATGGAACAGGAGAGGAACCGCAGCAACAGCCTACCTG GTGATGCTATGAGGATACGACCCCAGTCTGCCCCCATTAAGAGGCCAAATGACATCCATATTGATAAACACCAGCTGAAGGGAGAAGAGACACCTGAGCATGTGCGTCAACAGATCCACATGAAGAGAGAGATAgatgaagaaaataaacaagCTGAGAGCCTACATCAGGAACCGCATCCGCCACAGACGAAGTTCATATATAAGAGACCGGTGGCAGGAAAGATTAAACTGAGAATGGAGGTGAGGGGGAAGAGCCCTACACCGGCGAAAAACAATGCGGATAAAGGAAACAAGAGTGAAGATGATGGCGAAACAGATAGGGGCAACCAGGCTAGGATGTCATATGAGGACTGGGTGAAAAAGAAGAGAGAACTAGATATAGAATTGAAGAAACACAAGGCAGCTGAGAAACAGAGAGAACTGGCAAAATCTGATCCTGAACTGGAGAGAATCATTCCTGAGTTAGGAAAGAGGAGGGTGCAGGATAaattaaaaatgagaaaaaggATTGATACTGGAATAAAGCATTTTGATGAGAAAGCTAATAAATCATTTGGTGGTGGTGACTTTGATGGAGAGGCACCGGAAAGACCAAGAAGTGCATACAGGTTGGAGAGTGACCGGAGTAACAGTGATCAGCCTGCACTGACTGTAAAGCAGCTTCAGCGACCTTCCACTGCACCATCAAGGGGAAGAGTCCCACCTTCCCCAAAAAGGTCAGCAAAGTCTCCTAGGAAGGCAATTATACCACAGAGAGTGGACAACATCATGAACAATGAAGACAACACAAACCCCTATGCCACAGATGGTGTAGATGGTTCTAATCCTTATTCCATCCCATTTACTCCTGAAAAAGGAATTCCGCAGCACCTTGTTGAAAGACAGAGGAGAATATTTGCTGATGTTGTTACAAAAAACTTGGATGAAATTGAGCAGAGAGCGCTATTGAATGCAGAGCTTATTAGGGAAGGTGTTTCTGACGAGGATATAGAAAAGTATAGAAAAGAGATGGAAGAGGATATAACGAGATACAGTAATgagaataatttaaattatagcAGTGAACCAAAGAAATATGTTCTGACAGGTGGAGGAAGATTTCCAGAGAAGTATATTGAAAGAGAGGAGGAGAAACATCAACCTAAAATAACTGAACTCATGTACTCGCCAAGGGCAAGGACTGATTCCTCTGATTCTTCATCTGATGAAAGtatgaaagaaaatgtgaaGACAGCTGTCAGTGAGGACAAAATCAAAGAAGATGCAAGGGTTGATCAAGCAAATGAAGCTTCTGCTAATAATGAAGGTAGTGGAAATGTTGAGCCACCCGTTTTGAGCAGTGCAAGTAACAATGAAACAGTTAATGGTATTGATGAAGAAGTTACAGCACATAGTCATTATAAGACTTATGGTAATTTAAATGAACTGCAGATTGATTCTCCGAGGACTGAACCTGAACCTGACACAGCAAAGAAAGAAGATGAACAACTACGCAATGATATTGAAAAACTGAAGGAACAAGTGGAACATCtacatttagataaaataactgGTTTAAGTGATAATAGCCAAGTGATTCCAGATTGTAATGAGGAACATAATAATGTTCAGGAGAGCGTCACAATTGTTGCAGATGTTGATCCAAGTCTGGTTGGCATTTTGAAGGAAAGTAAAAGAGATGAAACCTTTGACTTGAAACCAGAATTGCATGAAAGTACTGAATTTCAACACAGTGAAACAGGTGGAAAAGATGATGATGAGAATGAAGCAACATCACCAAGGGAAGACTTGAATGGCAGCATGAAGAAGCGTGTATCATTCAATGAACACACAGAAGTGTTCCAGTCTTTTGAATCCAATAGTACAGACACTGTTACACCTGAACATGAGGAGTTTGATCCAAAAGCAGAGAGCCTTGATGCACAAAGTCATGCTTGTGCAGATGATTTTGAGAATGGAGGAAAGGAAGAAACGAATGAAGTTGTAAGTGATGAAAAGGAGACAATTGGAGAGAGTACTGGTGCAGTTTTTATTACAAACCCTGATGAGGAAACAAGtgcttaa
- the LOC128231620 gene encoding testis-expressed protein 52-like, whose translation MLTANMPTIEERENLMKPQDVHHPGFHPRPIQRLAVRKPPKTMLNIECNHYLRSNTETFAHGHPTVEYKLWLEAGKHDAPFPQRPDESFNANVWRNFRRQYGFHTSAGGKMSDIIAAMYPLNIPSPSKVGQQTFEKYIRETRLFNDDKFKSMAMSRTKADLEEFRKLRIKSMSRNPPIDEQGHILPPENFKKYEPHLIKPVERPPTPPPANQKTDSLGQRYVPKSRPHLWKLSYKINNPEYDSVKKEIRKRKELEGRMKERERQSPGHQIGQIAPSPVNPPASIT comes from the exons ATGTTGACAGCCAACATGCCAACGATAGAGGAAAGGGAAAACCTCATGAAACCCCAGGACGTCCACCATCCTGGATTTCACCCTCGTCCCATACAACGGCTGGCCGTAAGGAAACCACCAAAGACCATGCTCAACATTGAATGTAACCATTATCTTCGTTCAAACACTGAAACGTTTGCACATGGTCATCCAACTGTTGAGTATAAACTATGGCTGGAGGCTGGGAAGCATGATGCTCCTTTTCCTCAGAGGCCAGATGaaagttttaatgcaaatgTATGGAGAAACTTTCGAAGGCAGTATGGTTTCCATACAAGTGCTGGCGGCAAAATGTCAGACATTATAGCAGCAATGTATCCGCTTAATATTCCCTCCCCCTCTAAAGTAGGtcaacaaacatttgaaaagtaCATCAGAGAAACCAGACTGTTCAATGACGATAAATTCAAGTCAATGGCAATGTCAAGAACTAAGGCAGACTTAGAGGAGTTCAGAAAACTGAGGATCAAAAGTATGAGTAGGAATCCCCCAATAGATGAACAAG GTCATATTCTACCACCTGAGAATTTCAAGAAGTATGAACCCCACTTGATAAAGCCTGTTGAGCGCCCGCCCACTCCTCCACCCGCAAACCAGAAGACGGACTCTCTTGGTCAGCGATACGTACCAAAGTCCCGACCCCACCTGTGGAAGCTGTCATACAAGATTAACAACCCAGAGTATGACTCTGTTAAGAAGGAGATCAGAAAGAGAAAGGAGCTTGAAGGCCGGATGAAGGAGAGAGAGCGCCAGAGTCCCGGTCACCAGATTGGCCAGATAGCCCCCTCCCCTGTCAACCCTCCAGCCTCTATCACTTGA